In one Nitrososphaera viennensis EN76 genomic region, the following are encoded:
- a CDS encoding PepSY domain-containing protein, which yields MENNDNNKRTFYALVLGALAVAAAVGSIAAASVSFASAQTAAPDNENAATKANVVAFKASSAADMLYQKFAPIPDIKGSVNAGDELMSKVQVSFSDAAKTAADAASGTVIGGNLAVEQGYLVYSFRVLSGDQAKTVIVDAGNGQVLHTSEGFPADIMSEISGRGTFFAPAVKAFSVTAATPDEEGQQQ from the coding sequence ATGGAAAACAACGACAACAACAAAAGAACGTTTTATGCGCTCGTGCTCGGGGCGCTTGCAGTTGCGGCCGCTGTCGGATCGATAGCAGCAGCGTCTGTTTCTTTTGCATCTGCACAGACTGCAGCACCCGATAACGAAAACGCTGCAACAAAGGCAAACGTCGTCGCGTTCAAGGCATCATCAGCGGCAGACATGCTGTACCAAAAGTTCGCGCCAATCCCGGACATCAAGGGCTCGGTCAACGCGGGCGACGAGCTCATGTCAAAGGTGCAGGTCAGCTTTTCAGACGCTGCCAAGACAGCCGCTGACGCAGCAAGTGGCACCGTGATAGGAGGCAACCTCGCCGTCGAGCAGGGCTACCTTGTATACAGCTTCAGGGTGCTCTCTGGCGACCAGGCAAAAACGGTCATCGTCGACGCAGGAAACGGCCAGGTGCTCCACACGTCTGAAGGGTTCCCTGCAGACATAATGTCGGAGATAAGCGGCCGGGGCACTTTCTTTGCGCCGGCAGTCAAGGCCTTTAGCGTGACAGCCGCAACGCCAGACGAGGAAGGGCAGCAGCAGTAA
- a CDS encoding M48 family metallopeptidase, whose product MMMLKTRHGKSTITYTVIRGKRIKTSEIIIEKGKVVIRTPPDKPLEEIEKIIQKKAEWILKKQQEYKRLAHQIARPTFKPDSTLPYLGKNYPLYIMGGRSQDKLRFVNGEFLATTKSQNPSEKAIRKLYQEWLMKSAMPIMRDSVKFYANRLGVKPQRVIIKDLKNRWGSATKSGTVNLNVNLLKAPQDVIDYIVLHELCHFEIKDHSHHFWNLLHKFMPSYEKRIEWLRVNAGNLI is encoded by the coding sequence ATGATGATGCTCAAAACGAGGCACGGCAAATCGACCATTACATACACGGTGATCAGGGGCAAGCGGATCAAGACCTCCGAGATAATCATCGAGAAAGGCAAGGTGGTAATCCGCACGCCACCTGACAAGCCTCTGGAAGAGATTGAAAAAATAATCCAGAAAAAGGCGGAATGGATACTCAAAAAGCAGCAGGAGTACAAGCGCCTGGCCCACCAGATTGCCAGGCCCACGTTCAAGCCCGACTCTACCCTGCCATATTTGGGCAAGAATTATCCACTCTACATAATGGGCGGGCGCAGCCAGGACAAGCTTCGCTTCGTCAATGGCGAGTTTCTGGCGACGACCAAGTCTCAAAACCCGTCAGAAAAAGCGATCAGAAAGCTGTACCAGGAATGGCTCATGAAAAGCGCCATGCCGATCATGAGAGACTCGGTCAAGTTCTATGCAAACAGGCTTGGAGTAAAGCCGCAGAGAGTGATAATCAAGGACCTGAAGAACAGGTGGGGCAGCGCGACCAAATCGGGCACGGTCAACCTCAACGTAAACCTGTTAAAGGCGCCGCAGGATGTCATTGATTACATTGTCTTGCACGAATTATGCCATTTCGAGATAAAGGATCACTCTCACCACTTTTGGAACCTGCTCCACAAGTTCATGCCAAGCTATGAAAAAAGGATAGAGTGGCTCAGGGTCAATGCAGGCAACCTCATCTAG
- a CDS encoding DEAD/DEAH box helicase family protein: MPKAVLRYDRGTIVIEGLAHIPFATRDPRINALRAQALYYPNIVGYLKQSGIEYDDRVFFSDAVMMTLPLDRHYNNDNNNNDLSPSRPSASPPSPLPPLLSLRDYQQKAFDSWVNAGLRGCVVLPTGSGKTLVGVKAIEKANAASLVVVPTLDLVDQWTAVLSKYFVVAAAATGATIKKKIGNLGGGSEDIQPITVSTYDSAYLRAAFLGNKFTLVVFDEVHHLAAPGYRTIAEQMAAPFRLGLTATIEREDYLHRDLPRLVGDVVFQVSPDALARQKHLARYEVERRRVELLPEELAEYRACMQRYHECLNRLGGIGTTTTYYTISLEKLIMMSGRNPLAREALLARNRATNVALNSKSKLEELKEILAENKGAKTIIFTQHNNMVYEISNRFLIPFITHKTGKDERQDVLRGFKEGRYMAIVTSKVLDEGVDVPDAELGIIVSGTGSAREFIQRLGRLLRPKLGGLGSKGDDDNDNSRSKKARLIEIVSSATREETITSAKRKRALKRIQENHDDDTAKKEVYDDSVC; encoded by the coding sequence GTGCCCAAGGCCGTACTGAGGTATGACAGAGGCACCATAGTGATCGAGGGCCTTGCTCATATCCCGTTTGCAACACGCGACCCAAGGATAAACGCGCTGCGAGCGCAAGCCCTGTACTATCCAAATATTGTAGGGTACCTGAAACAGAGCGGCATAGAGTACGACGACCGCGTCTTTTTTTCAGATGCGGTGATGATGACCTTGCCGCTTGATCGTCATTATAATAATGACAATAACAATAATGACCTTTCGCCATCTCGACCGTCAGCATCACCACCATCACCATTGCCTCCACTACTGTCACTGCGTGACTATCAGCAAAAGGCATTTGACAGCTGGGTGAACGCCGGCCTGAGAGGATGCGTTGTTTTGCCGACCGGCTCCGGCAAGACCCTCGTCGGCGTCAAGGCGATAGAAAAGGCAAACGCCGCGTCTCTGGTGGTCGTCCCGACGCTGGACCTTGTGGACCAGTGGACGGCTGTCCTTTCAAAATATTTTGTTGTTGCTGCTGCCGCTACGGGCGCGACGATAAAAAAGAAGATAGGAAACCTGGGCGGCGGATCGGAGGACATACAGCCAATCACGGTGTCAACGTACGACTCGGCGTACCTGCGCGCGGCGTTTCTTGGCAACAAATTCACGCTTGTCGTGTTTGACGAGGTGCACCACCTGGCGGCGCCCGGCTACAGGACGATAGCCGAGCAGATGGCCGCCCCTTTCAGGCTGGGGCTCACCGCGACGATTGAGCGCGAGGACTATCTTCACAGGGATTTGCCAAGGCTCGTGGGCGACGTTGTGTTTCAGGTGAGTCCCGACGCGCTTGCAAGGCAAAAGCATCTTGCCCGGTACGAGGTTGAAAGAAGAAGGGTCGAGCTCTTGCCGGAAGAGCTTGCCGAGTACAGGGCATGCATGCAAAGGTACCACGAATGCCTGAACAGGCTGGGAGGCATTGGGACTACAACAACATACTATACGATTTCGCTTGAAAAGCTGATAATGATGTCCGGGAGAAACCCGCTGGCGCGGGAAGCCCTGCTGGCAAGGAACAGGGCCACGAACGTTGCGCTAAACAGCAAGTCCAAGCTGGAAGAGCTGAAAGAGATCCTTGCAGAGAACAAGGGCGCCAAGACGATTATTTTCACGCAGCACAACAACATGGTCTACGAGATTTCCAACAGGTTTCTCATACCGTTCATCACCCACAAGACGGGCAAGGACGAAAGGCAGGACGTCCTGAGGGGCTTTAAAGAGGGCCGCTACATGGCCATCGTCACGTCAAAGGTCCTTGACGAAGGCGTGGACGTGCCGGATGCAGAGCTTGGCATAATTGTCAGCGGGACCGGAAGCGCCAGAGAGTTCATACAGAGGCTTGGAAGGCTGCTCCGGCCAAAGCTAGGCGGGCTGGGATCAAAAGGCGACGATGATAATGATAATAGCAGGAGCAAAAAGGCAAGGTTAATCGAGATAGTTTCCTCTGCGACCAGGGAAGAGACCATCACGAGCGCAAAGAGAAAGAGGGCCCTCAAGAGAATCCAGGAGAACCATGATGATGACACCGCAAAGAAGGAGGTGTACGACGACAGCGTATGCTAG
- a CDS encoding winged helix-turn-helix domain-containing protein, giving the protein MTHEYRDRIYIRKDIILKLTEVGELNQTKLLSYCGLNIVKHKEILDDLEAKGFIEKFAEEWGSKSVTKYRVTEKGRQFSKMILEPYEEMFPRRGNKVS; this is encoded by the coding sequence TTGACCCATGAGTACAGGGACCGGATCTATATCCGGAAGGACATCATACTAAAGCTGACCGAAGTCGGCGAGCTGAACCAGACGAAACTATTGAGCTATTGCGGCCTCAACATCGTCAAGCACAAGGAGATCCTCGACGACCTTGAGGCCAAGGGCTTTATAGAAAAGTTCGCAGAAGAGTGGGGCAGCAAGTCCGTGACAAAATACCGCGTGACTGAAAAGGGCCGGCAGTTTTCAAAGATGATTTTAGAACCGTACGAAGAGATGTTTCCGCGCAGAGGTAACAAAGTTAGCTAA
- a CDS encoding ammonium transporter, translating into MSKPDWHRLYTIAIVAVAFLVVLGLLQQQHAFAYAPDDPAVPYHCWQTNEDGTFKIVVDNSTGAQSLVPCEINHGDNAWMLTSAALVLMMTPAGLAMFYAGLSRQKNAVNTLHMTFITTGVIAVQWALWGYSLAFGPDAGGYGFIGTLDWAGLQNVLHDVPSDAYGGITGFTIPHMTYMVFQMMFAIITPALIVASMAERMKFSAFIIFIVIWATFVYDFAAHWTWEITAPDNYGRNPGYCNFGWGGCLGALDFAGGTVIHITSGWSGLVIALMLGRRLGYGKVPMEPHNISLVVLGAALLWVGWFGFNAGSAAAAATNATSAFVATQIATGMAAVTWSLISWAHTGRPSTVGAASGAVAGLVAITPASGFVSPMSAIIIGILASIVCYAAVAFKNRRKWDDALDTWGVHGIGGLAGALLTGILAEKRFTPWGDNGLAFGNPAQLYENAAGAFAAVAWAMGLTAAIIKIMDLVWPGGIRVTPKEEEVGLDLSQHGERAYVTE; encoded by the coding sequence ATGTCTAAACCAGACTGGCATCGTCTGTATACAATCGCCATCGTAGCGGTTGCATTCCTGGTGGTTTTAGGACTTTTACAACAGCAACACGCCTTTGCGTACGCGCCCGACGACCCGGCCGTGCCATATCACTGCTGGCAGACAAACGAGGACGGCACCTTCAAGATTGTCGTCGATAATAGTACTGGAGCCCAAAGCCTGGTTCCATGCGAGATCAATCATGGAGACAACGCATGGATGCTGACATCTGCGGCGCTCGTGCTTATGATGACTCCTGCAGGGCTGGCAATGTTCTATGCCGGGCTCTCAAGGCAAAAGAACGCAGTAAACACCCTTCACATGACGTTCATCACCACAGGCGTCATTGCCGTGCAATGGGCGCTCTGGGGATACAGCCTTGCATTCGGCCCTGACGCAGGCGGCTATGGCTTTATCGGGACGCTTGACTGGGCAGGCCTGCAGAACGTGCTCCACGACGTGCCCTCAGACGCGTACGGCGGCATAACGGGCTTTACAATTCCGCACATGACGTATATGGTGTTTCAGATGATGTTCGCCATCATCACGCCAGCGCTTATCGTGGCGTCGATGGCGGAGCGCATGAAGTTCAGCGCCTTTATCATATTCATAGTGATATGGGCGACCTTCGTCTACGATTTTGCAGCGCACTGGACGTGGGAGATTACTGCGCCGGACAACTATGGGCGAAACCCCGGCTACTGCAACTTTGGATGGGGCGGATGCCTTGGCGCGCTCGACTTTGCAGGCGGAACTGTCATCCACATCACGTCAGGCTGGTCCGGGCTTGTCATTGCCCTCATGCTCGGACGCAGGCTGGGCTATGGCAAGGTCCCGATGGAGCCGCACAACATCTCACTTGTGGTGCTCGGTGCAGCCCTGCTCTGGGTAGGCTGGTTCGGCTTTAACGCAGGCTCGGCAGCAGCCGCTGCAACAAACGCGACGAGCGCATTTGTGGCAACGCAGATCGCTACAGGCATGGCCGCAGTCACATGGTCGCTCATATCGTGGGCCCACACTGGCAGGCCTTCGACAGTCGGAGCAGCGTCCGGCGCAGTGGCAGGCCTGGTGGCCATCACGCCTGCTTCAGGATTCGTGTCGCCCATGTCTGCAATAATCATAGGCATACTGGCCAGCATAGTCTGCTACGCTGCAGTAGCCTTCAAGAACAGGCGCAAGTGGGATGACGCACTTGACACTTGGGGCGTGCACGGGATTGGTGGCCTTGCCGGCGCGCTTTTGACTGGCATCCTTGCAGAAAAGAGGTTCACCCCGTGGGGAGACAACGGTCTTGCATTTGGCAACCCTGCCCAGCTCTACGAAAACGCGGCCGGCGCGTTTGCCGCAGTCGCATGGGCTATGGGCCTGACGGCTGCCATCATCAAGATCATGGACCTGGTCTGGCCCGGTGGAATCCGCGTGACGCCAAAGGAAGAGGAAGTCGGCCTCGACCTTTCGCAGCACGGCGAGAGGGCGTACGTGACAGAGTAA
- a CDS encoding DUF790 family protein: MLAAPLLRARTTRNGSIIPLFCTRDEEIELAGRLIQEFEASWKNRESKAELDGRISDIESEHNRDFKLVRGLCALLERRCTFGSAITSSSPSSSSSSFVKNSIGADAVTSITLGDPATVRKALFEESSRRGFALTDLERKEIIDLVASRLHLSADAIASIMWSDLDDNLVLEKFDTIDAKSLVGWYNLALVQTLLFNCTKLEFSVSGGLNWKRILRKVKRLGLMYYLLQQQESKDGERSRVVCSIEGPLSLFRLTDRYGTALAKLLPSIVFLSKGGEWSIDAWIMRRTMEGKKTLYEFKLSDSEAPLLLTDPFYYNNNNGDESSRREEGQQQRSRLAPDYFDSVVEEKFARRFEAAATAGWKLIREPDPLIVSDGRALIPDFMFEKYGRRVYLEIVGFWTPEYLERKLKKLADIIIGNYNAAASSTTTPATELFIALNKDLACSNAVLSSLSIHLIPKDRLILYGSDAVPVRPILDYLKSIDKETVERSVSNPDLKAELDRAKDVISIDEIVIVDVKRQGKDSNPSLPPEVAMKIALRDHGDKYIEVAGTHLVSKAKAGRLRPLLADVSKFTDACAALAQNEIPESCHAELVSKLGYDVVWQSMDPSSAAIVKRNERNESNAA, from the coding sequence ATGCTAGCCGCGCCTTTGCTCAGGGCCAGGACGACAAGAAACGGGTCCATCATCCCGCTGTTTTGCACCCGGGATGAAGAGATAGAGCTTGCAGGAAGGCTGATTCAGGAGTTTGAAGCGTCGTGGAAAAACAGGGAAAGCAAGGCCGAACTTGACGGCAGGATATCCGACATAGAATCGGAACACAACAGAGACTTCAAGCTCGTAAGAGGGCTGTGCGCGCTCCTTGAAAGGAGATGCACTTTTGGAAGTGCAATCACGTCGTCATCGCCATCGTCATCATCGTCGTCGTTTGTCAAGAATAGCATTGGCGCCGACGCCGTCACTAGCATCACACTTGGCGATCCGGCCACAGTCAGAAAAGCGTTGTTTGAAGAATCGTCAAGGCGCGGGTTTGCGCTAACCGATCTGGAAAGAAAGGAGATTATCGATCTGGTTGCATCAAGACTGCATCTCTCTGCCGATGCCATTGCAAGCATCATGTGGAGCGACCTGGACGACAACCTGGTCCTTGAGAAGTTCGATACGATTGACGCAAAATCGCTGGTCGGATGGTACAACCTTGCGCTGGTGCAGACCTTGCTTTTCAATTGCACAAAGCTGGAGTTTTCTGTTTCCGGCGGGCTGAACTGGAAGCGCATTTTGAGGAAGGTGAAAAGGCTCGGCCTGATGTATTATCTTCTGCAGCAGCAAGAAAGTAAAGATGGAGAGAGAAGCAGAGTTGTCTGCTCGATTGAAGGACCCCTGAGCCTTTTCAGGCTGACCGACAGGTACGGAACTGCCCTTGCCAAGTTGCTTCCATCGATCGTCTTCCTGTCCAAGGGAGGCGAATGGAGCATCGACGCGTGGATCATGCGAAGGACGATGGAAGGGAAAAAGACGCTGTACGAGTTCAAGCTGTCGGATTCCGAAGCTCCGCTGCTGCTGACGGATCCATTCTATTACAACAATAATAATGGTGATGAAAGCAGCAGAAGAGAAGAAGGACAACAGCAGCGGTCTAGACTTGCTCCAGATTATTTTGACAGCGTTGTTGAAGAAAAATTTGCGCGCAGGTTCGAAGCTGCGGCAACAGCAGGCTGGAAGCTTATCAGGGAGCCTGATCCTTTGATCGTGTCTGATGGCAGGGCCCTTATCCCGGATTTCATGTTTGAAAAATACGGCAGAAGGGTCTATCTCGAAATCGTCGGATTCTGGACTCCAGAATACCTGGAAAGAAAGCTAAAGAAGCTGGCAGACATCATCATCGGCAATTACAATGCGGCAGCATCATCAACAACAACGCCAGCGACAGAATTGTTCATCGCATTGAACAAGGACCTGGCGTGCTCCAATGCAGTGCTGTCATCGCTTTCCATCCACCTGATTCCAAAAGACAGGCTGATACTTTACGGAAGCGATGCGGTGCCTGTAAGGCCCATACTGGATTATTTGAAATCCATCGACAAAGAAACCGTGGAACGGAGCGTCAGCAACCCCGACTTGAAGGCAGAGCTTGATCGCGCCAAGGACGTCATCTCGATCGACGAGATTGTTATTGTTGATGTCAAGAGGCAGGGTAAAGACAGCAATCCTTCCTTGCCTCCAGAAGTTGCAATGAAAATAGCGCTGCGGGATCATGGCGACAAGTACATCGAGGTGGCAGGGACGCACCTGGTATCAAAGGCAAAGGCAGGCAGGCTGAGGCCCCTTCTGGCAGACGTCAGCAAGTTCACTGACGCATGCGCGGCCCTTGCCCAAAACGAAATCCCGGAATCGTGCCATGCGGAGCTTGTGTCAAAGCTTGGCTATGATGTGGTGTGGCAGAGCATGGACCCCAGTTCGGCAGCCATTGTAAAGAGGAACGAGAGGAATGAAAGCAATGCGGCATGA